One stretch of Vulpes lagopus strain Blue_001 chromosome X, ASM1834538v1, whole genome shotgun sequence DNA includes these proteins:
- the LOC121482849 gene encoding G-protein coupled receptor-associated sorting protein 2 has protein sequence MTGAEIEPSAQVKPEKKAGEEVGGGAERENEVPLVVRPKVRTQAQVMSGARPKTESKSMPGARPKTESQAVAGARPKTESQGMSGARPKTESQAMAGARPKTESPAMAGARPKGEARAVGGARPKTEAKAIPGARPKDETQAWAQTEFGAEAMSQTESLAQTNVVAWPLVSTDSGSVTKPLALSVDRELVNVDTETFPGSQVQTGIQPWFGTGEEANMGSWCYPRPRAREEASNESGFWSADETSTMSSYWAGEEASIRSWPREEANTRSRHRAKHQPNPRSRPRSKQDPYIDSWSGSEEESGNPFCLWAGENTNNLLRPRVKDEANMRSKLRTKREDFFESESEDEYYKESWFLPGEEANSRFRTRDKEEPNAILKPRAQKDVNNSGRVKQEPRCEEEVIIGSWFWAEKEAGMEAGASAICESRPGVEEGAIGGSLFWTEEKSSLGAVAREEARPESEEEAIFGSWFWDRDEACFDLNPSPVYKANSRFRHSAEEELKTSSRPQTWEEVTVEFKPGPCHGVGFPSPSSFRIPEEAASVFSEMFEGKPKHAEFTSEGEEQESLLQPDQTEPEFPFQYDPSYRSVREIREHLKARESTEPESWSCSCIQCELKIGTGEFEELLLLMDKIRDPFIHEISKIAMGMRSASQFTRDFIRDSGVVSLIETLLNYPSSRVRTSFLENMIHMAPPYPNLNMIETFICQVCEETLAHNVGSPEQLLGLRMLRHLTITTDYHTLVANYMSGFLSLLTTGNARTKFHILKMLLNLSENPIVAKKLFSAKALSIFVGLFNIEETNDNIQIVIKMFQNISNIIKNGTMSLIDEDFNLEPLISAFHEFEKLAKELQVQIDNQNDPEVGQQS, from the coding sequence ATGACTGGGGCTGAGATTGAACCTTCTGCTCAGGTGAAGCCTGAAAAGAAGGCTGGAGAAGAGGTTGGGGGCGGGGCTGAAAGAGAGAACGAAGTCCCATTGGTGGTCAGACCCAAGGTTAGGACCCAGGCACAGGTAATGTCTGGGGCAAGGCCCAAAACCGAGTCGAAGTCAATGCCTGGGGCAAGGCCCAAAACTGAATCGCAGGCAGTGGCTGGGGCAAGACCCAAAACTGAATCACAGGGAATGTCTGGGGCAAGGCCCAAAACTGAGTCCCAGGCAATGGCTGGGGCAAGACCCAAAACTGAGTCCCCGGCAATGGCTGGGGCAAGGCCCAAAGGTGAAGCCAGGGCAGTAGGGGGAGCACGTCCTAAGACTGAAGCCAAGGCAATCCCTGGGGCAAGGCCCAAAGATGAAACCCAAGCTTGGGCCCAGACTGAGTTTGGGGCAGAGGCAATGTCACAGACAGAGAGCTTGGCCCAGACCAATGTTGTAGCGTGGCCACTTGTCAGTACTGATTCTGGGTCAGTTACTAAACCTTTGGCCCTGTCTGTGGATAGGGAACTGGTCAATGTGGACACTGAGACATTTCCTGGCTCCCAGGTTCAGACAGGAATCCAACCCTGGTTTGGAACAGGGGAGGAAGCTAATATGGGGTCTTGGTGCTATCCCAGGCCCCGGGCCAGAGAGGAAGCCTCTAATGAGTCTGGATTCTGGTCAGCAGATGAGACCTCTACAATGTCTTCGTACTGGGCCGGAGAAGAGGCCAGTATCAGATCATGGCCCAGGGAAGAGGCCAATACCAGGTCCAGGCACAGGGCTAAACATCAGCCTAACCCTAGATCCAGGCCCAGATCCAAGCAAGATCCCTATATTGATTCTTGGTCTGGGTCTGAAGAGGAGTCTGGCAACCCATTTTGCTTGTGGGCTGGAGAAAATACCAATAACTTACTCAGGCCCAGAGTCAAGGATGAGGCAAATATGAGGTCCAAGCTCAGGACAAAGAGAGAGGACTTTTTTGAATCTGAGTCTGAAGATGAGTACTATAAGGAGTCTTGGTTTTTACCTGGAGAAGAGGCAAATAGTAGATTTAGGACCAGAGACAAGGAAGAGCCTAATGCTATCTTGAAGCCCAGGGCCCAGAAAGATGTTAATAACAGTGGCAGGGTCAAACAAGAGCCCAGGTGTGAAGAGGAAGTAATTATTGGGTCCTGGTtctgggcagagaaagaggctggTATGGAAGCTGGGGCTTCTGCCATCTGTGAATCCAGaccaggggtggaggagggggccaTTGGTGGATCCTTGTTCTGGACTGAGGAAAAGTCCAGTTTGGGAGCTGTGGCCAGGGAAGAGGCCAGGCCAGAGTCTGAAGAAGAGGCCATATTTGGATCCTGGTTCTGGGATAGGGATGAGGCCTGCTTTGACCTAAATCCCAGTCCTGTATACAAGGCTAATTCCAGATTCAGACATTCAGCTGAGGAGGAACTTAAGACATCATCCAGGCCCCAAACTTGGGAAGAGGTCACTGTTGAATTCAAACCTGGTCCTTGTCATGGAGTTGGCTTCCCATCTCCAAGCTCCTTTAGAATTCCTGAAGAAGCAGCATCTGTATTCTCTGAAATGTTTGAGGGAAAGCCCAAGCATGCAGAATTTACCTCAGAAGGGGAAGAGCAGGAATCTCTGCTTCAGCCTGATCAGACTGAACCTGAGTTCCCATTTCAGTATGATCCATCCTacaggtcagtcagagaaatTCGGGAGCATCTTAAGGCCAGGGAGAGTACAGAGCCTGAGAGTTGGTCCTGCAGCTGCATACAATGTGAGCTTAAAATTGGTACTGGAGAGTTTGAAGAACTTCTCCTATTAATGGACAAAATCCGGGATccttttattcatgaaatatctaaaattgCAATGGGTATGAGAAGTGCTTCTCAATTTACTCGAGATTTTATTCGGGATTCAGGTGTTGTCTCACTTATTGAAACCTTGCTTAATTATCCTTCGTCCCGAGTTAGGACAAGTTTCCTGGAAAATATGATTCACATGGCTCCACCTTACCCAAATCTAAACATGATTGAGACATTCATATGTCAAGTGTGTGAGGAAACCCTTGCTCATAATGTGGGTTCCCCTGAGCAGCTGCTTGGATTACGGATGCTTAGACACCTCACTATAACTACTGACTATCACACACTGGTTGCCAATTATATGTCTGGGTTTCTCTCCTTATTAACCACAGGCAATGCAAGAACGAAGTTTCACATTCTGAAAATGCTATTGAATTTGTCTGAAAATCCTATTGTGGCAAAAAAACTATTCAGTGCCAAAGCTCTATCGATATTTGTGGGTCTCTTTAACATAGAAGAGACAAATGATAATATTCAAATTGTCATTAAGATGTTTCAGAATATCAGTAATATCATAAAAAATGGGACTATGTCCTTAATTGATGAGGATTTCAATCTTGAGCCGCTTATTTCTGCATTCCATGAATTTGAGAAATTAGCTAAGGAACTACAAGTCCAAATAGACAATCAAAATGATCCTGAGGTGGGACAACAAAGCTAA
- the BHLHB9 gene encoding protein BHLHb9, whose amino-acid sequence MTGAKNEGRNKAKTQKRASLQAEAKREATGVVRPVAKTQDKAIAKPGSQADAAAAMKAKSKNKIVTERKERALADFRPKARDEATKVSGIFSVAEANAETTSTCKDKAGIGTWFWTGEEANVGSWFWDGEEASNRSCAKDEGKAGIGSLSCAEKLESVAEASCKAKQGTDEEEEENVIGNWFWDGDETSFDPNPRPVSRIVRPQPVDEINEKNRPKDWSEVTIWPKAPAVTPAVLGFRSQVPFETKSPSYIVLASAEENAHSLPVATTCPSRSTTSCSQPVPEYPFGSDPCIQTIEEIRRQIRIREMNGIKPFACPCKMECYMDSEEFEKLVTLLKSTTDPLIHKIAQIAMGIINVHPFAQEFINEVGVVTLIESLLSFPSSEIRKKAIITLNPPSGDERQRKIELHVKHMCKETMSFPLNSPGQQSGLRILGQLTTDFDHHHIVANYFSELFHLLSLGNRKTRNLVLKVLLNMSENPAAARDMINTKALAALKLIFNQKEAKANLVSAVAIFINIKEHIRKGSIVVVDHMSYNTLMAIFREVKVIIETM is encoded by the coding sequence ATGACTGGGGCTAAGAATGAGGGTAGAAACAAAGCCAAAACTCAAAAACGGGCCAGTTTACAAGCTGAAGCAAAGAGGGAGGCTACTGGCGTAGTCAGACCTGTAGCCAAGACCCAGGACAAAGCAATAGCCAAGCCAGGGTCTCAAGCTGATGCAGCGGCAGCCATGAAGGCAAAGTCTAAGAACAAGATTGTtactgagagaaaggaaagagcccTGGCAGATTTCCGTCCCAAAGCTAGAGATGAGGCCACTAAAGTATCTGGGATTTTTTCTGTGGCTGAGGCTAATGCTGAGACCACGTCCACATGTAAAGATAAGGCTGGTATTGGTACCTGGTTTTGGACTGGGGAAGAGGCTAATGTTGGTTCCTGGTTTTGGGATGGAGAAGAGGCTAGTAATCGTTCGTGTGCTAAGGATGAAGGTAAAGCTGGTATTGGTTCCCTGTCCTGTGCTGAAAAGTTAGAGTCTGTGGCTGAGGCTAGCTGCAAAGCTAAGCAAGGGACTgacgaggaggaggaagaaaacgTTATTGGAAACTGGTTTTGGGATGGAGATGAAACTAGTTTTGACCCTAATCCTAGACCTGTGAGCAGGATAGTTAGGCCCCAGCCTGTGgatgaaattaatgaaaaaaataggcCTAAGGACTGGTCTGAGGTAACCATCTGGCCTAAAGCCCCTGCTGTAACTCCAGCAGTGTTAGGATTTAGATCCCAAGTCCCATTTGAGACAAAGTCTCCTTCATATATTGTCCTGGCCTCAGCTGAGGAAAATGCCCATTCTTTGCCTGTGGCAACAACATGCCCTTCTAGGAGCACTACTTCGTGCTCACAGCCTGTCCCAGAGTACCCATTTGGTTCTGACCCTTGCATCCAGACCATAGAGGAGATTAGGCGCCAAATCAGGATCAGGGAAATGAATGGGATTAAGCCGTTTGCTTGCCCTTGCAAAATGGAATGCTACATGGATTCTGAGGAATTTGAAAAACTTGTTACCTTACTTAAGTCAACTACTGATCCTCTCATTCATAAAATAGCTCAAATTGCAATGGGGATCATTAATGTTCACCCCTTTGCCCAAGAGTTTATTAATGAGGTGGGTGTCGTGACGCTTATTGAAAGCTTGctcagttttccttcctctgaaatcagaaaaaaggCCATAATTACTCTGAATCCCCCCTCTGGGGATGAGAGACAACGCAAGATTGAATTACATGTTAAGCATATGTGTAAGGAAACCATGTCTTTTCCCTTGAACTCACCGGGACAGCAATCTGGATTAAGGATACTAGGGCAACTGACTACTGATTTTGACCATCACCACATTGTTGCCAATTACTTTTCAGAGCTTTTCCACTTGCTATCCTTGGGTAATCGTAAAACCagaaatcttgttttaaaagtacttttgaaTATGTCTGAAAATCCAGCTGCAGCCAGAGACATGATCAATACAAAGGCCTTAGCAGCTTTAAAACTCATCTTTAACCAGAAAGAGGCAAAAGCCAATCTCGTTAGTGCTGTGGCcatatttattaacataaagGAGCATATCAGAAAGGGTTCAATTGTAGTTGTCGATCATATGAGTTATAATACGCTGATGGCCATTTTCCGCGAagttaaagtaattattgaaacAATGTAA